The DNA region CTATAAGTATCTATCTAAAGAGTTGCATTATATTCCTTCATTACTACATACTACGTACAAGCCAAACATTAATATTTCAAGTAGCTTTGTTTTAAACTGCTTCAATGGATTCAGCTCTAAACTGCTTAAACGCCACTACATTAATCACTGCACTCCTTTCCCTAATCTTCCTTTATTTCTTTCTCTACCGCCCCTCCAAACCCACTCATCATCCCAAACAGCCTCCGTCCGCCGCCGGTGCATGGCCAATCCTCGGCCACCTACATCTCTTAAGAAACTCACAAACACCCCACAGAACCTTAGGCGCCATGGCCGACAACCACGGCCCTATATTCACCATCAAAATCGGCACCGCAACCACCTTAGTACTCAGCAACTGGCAAATGGCCAAAGAATGCTTCACCACAAACGACACCGCCGTTTCCTCCCGCCCCACCCTCATCTCCATGGAACACATGTCGTACAACAAAGCCATGTTCGGCTCTGCACCTTACGGCCCTTACTGGCGCCGCCTCCGCAAGATCGCCACGCTCGAGATCCTCCACAACCGCCGTGTCGAGCAGTTGCGCCACGTCCGCGTTTCAGAAGTTCAAACCTCCATCAAAGAGCTCTACGACGTTTGGTCTGCCGCCACGAAGAACGACGTGTCCGGCGGCGGTTATGCGATGGTGGAGGTGAAGCAGTGGTTTTATCAGGTGACGTTCAACATGATTCTTAGGATGGCGGTTGGGAAGAGGTATTTTGGTGGGGCGGGTGTTGTTGAAGAGGGGGAGGTGCGGAGGTGTGTGGAGGCGTTGACAGAGTTCATGCGGTTGCTGGCGGTGTTTACGGTGGCGGATGCTGTTCCTTGTTTGAGGTGGTTTGATTTTGGTGGACATGAGAAGGAGATGAAGGAGATTGCTAAGGAGTGGGATAGGATTTTGAGTGGGTGGTTGGAGGAGCACCAAAACAAGAGGACTTTGGGTGGAAAGGATGGACTGGATGGTGGCGGCGACCAAGACTTCATGGATGTGATGATTTCAGTGCTTGGTGACACCAAGATTGAGGGAATTGATGCTAACACCACAATCAAAGGCACAATATTGGTATGTTTTGGAGCGTTATTACCATACTCACTTATTTTAAATTCTACTTATCCCATCTAGGATGGACTAGGAGGAGTTAAATCATTCATATAAGTGATTTAgttgatattttattttaaaaaattaaaaagaaattaattagaTATTGAGATTATATCGATAGAGCTGAGTAAGAAATATTTACCATTTGTGCTCAAATATCACTCTAGCTTAACTTTTCGACATCCCACATTATATATCCTCTAACTTGATAGCTAGGTGAGAAACTAATTTTTGAGAGTATTGTAAGACATAAAATAGGATCCCTCTCAATCTTGTTTTTTTCATACACATGAATTTAGAGATCAAACCCATGACCACATGGTTAAATGATCCGAACCCCTTCCAATCCATGACACATCAAAATATTGTACAATCAGTTAAGACTAGTGATTTTATCTCATAATTACTATGAGTGATTTAGATAACTTAATTCAGTCTTATCGTATATAAATAGTTGAACCAAAATTTGAGTTGACGTTTCAAGTCAATCCTGCACTGactcactttaattttttttggataacTAGAATATTCTTAGTTAAAAGAACCTGATTACTTGAACAATTAATATCTTTGCAGACATTATTTGTGGGAGGAATTGACACGAGCTCCATCACTCTTTCATGGGCAATATATTTGCTATTGAGAAATCCTATAATATTGGAGAAAGTAAAACAAGAACTCAATCATCAAATTGGAAAAGATAGATGCGTGAGTGAGTCAGACATAAGCAAATTGGAGTATCTTCAAGCCATAGTGA from Lotus japonicus ecotype B-129 chromosome 2, LjGifu_v1.2 includes:
- the LOC130735637 gene encoding cytochrome P450 82A3-like → MDSALNCLNATTLITALLSLIFLYFFLYRPSKPTHHPKQPPSAAGAWPILGHLHLLRNSQTPHRTLGAMADNHGPIFTIKIGTATTLVLSNWQMAKECFTTNDTAVSSRPTLISMEHMSYNKAMFGSAPYGPYWRRLRKIATLEILHNRRVEQLRHVRVSEVQTSIKELYDVWSAATKNDVSGGGYAMVEVKQWFYQVTFNMILRMAVGKRYFGGAGVVEEGEVRRCVEALTEFMRLLAVFTVADAVPCLRWFDFGGHEKEMKEIAKEWDRILSGWLEEHQNKRTLGGKDGLDGGGDQDFMDVMISVLGDTKIEGIDANTTIKGTILTLFVGGIDTSSITLSWAIYLLLRNPIILEKVKQELNHQIGKDRCVSESDISKLEYLQAIVKETLRLYPPAPLSGPREVTDNCTLGGYHVKKGTRLITNLWKIHTDPSVWPDPLEFRPERFLTTHKDVDVRGCHFELLPFGGGRRICPGISFALQIVHFSLASFLHSFEILNPSNKPVDLTESYGLTNIKTAPLEILVKPCLPPNCYGTK